The genomic interval ttgataggtttattatgtgcgtgatgatcggggcaatgagggaggcagagtccctgaggaatctggagggaatattatcaaggccggtggccttgttagggtggagcgcgctcaattttttaaacacctcatcagctgtgaccatttctaatttgaaatcatcgttggatactcctagctttctgtagaaggctttaaagtgttctacaccaaagcgaccagagtggtgggacagcttgttgacaagggttgcggctatgctggtgaaaaagatgttaagtctgctagctacctccattttgtctgtaatgagggagtcaccctccttgatgctgatgttggtgagtcttgttttaagtttctggctgcaaccaggaagctggttgttgagaattttccagagctcacgtggcttatttgtgttttcctctattttgtcgttaatgtaattttttttcaaggatttagtcagtttggttgacttatttcttaatttattgcattgctttttgagagttgaaaggagtaatttgaggttgatattattgggttgtttatctacttctgttttacatttttggtattcagagtatttcctgtctctgtcttttatggcagctaataggtccggattcatccatggttccgagcgggctttgatcctgactgttttcacgggagccatgtcatttagtatctttaggaacgcagttttgaagcgatcccaagcaacatcgaccaggttgctcgcgagcacaggggaccagtcccactcatctaattttaaattgaaattgtcattggagtattttttgagggatctggattgggctgttatgtggccattggctttaggtttagctattttgcgggtgcagaaggttagatagtggtcgctaagaccacagatcatgaccccactattttttattttaggccggtctgaagtgagaatgagatctatggttgattgggtggaatcacacacccttgtaggtaacGCTATTaactgggaaagaccgtgcagattacaaaacttgctgaaggatctgaagacaggcgcatctttgcgttgaatatctgtgttcagatccccagttataattttctccacgttgtctgtccccgccaagcattcttccaaaaccccatagaaatcactctgattagggggtctataaacagtccctattagtacaggcttagcgtttttaaatttgatttccgcccacacagattccaggtcattgtggttaagatcagtgcgagttatgtatttaatatcttggtgaatatacatacaaacgcccccaccgtgtttattcctgtcctttctgataaccgaaagttttctatttctatctctgagtcagacatactttgatcaaatttggtttcagagaaacacaagatttttaccttcgtgttgaggaacatttctctgatttggtcgagtttggctccagagaggctgttcacattaaggtggatgatgtttagtccactggaaccaaaaagggcatcagagtccgctgtgttgtggtactgaccagaaaagttgttggttattattgctgttgaagttgaagaagagaagggagagagaggagagggagagagaggccagggaggggggggggcggagttggagagggggagagggggatgccaggtagggttgctgtgggtggatttccttttggcgggcttttttgaagacaaagagaacaacgaaaatgtttttgtaaaggcgcctctaaatccagtgtatgccgcgtcctcgaccgtcatggACCGGggggaggccgcgtggacccccgccatctcgtgcagttccccgccatcaccgatggctgagtcgccgtccaccgccgccgcgtcgttcaccgccgctgagtcgctgccttctctgatgactgggtcgtcctccaacgccgccgccgagcctccgaccgtgtcgatgaacggggcgaagtcctccgccgagccgccgaccgctggagcacaggtgagcttgagctgagttgagccggtagctgagttagcttcgatggcgacgctagcagtagcattgctagtcttcgccagtcgggacaacattaaccgtgttgttacaggtccagggttgagttcagtgtctcctgatagtagaagtaatagtagtattattgactttctgtctatccttcctgtcaggggcatgttcactttgcctcgatgtgcagtcaagcacgatgctaacacgttagctccaaaaccaaggtgcttcgccgatgtattgtcgtggagataaaagtcactgtgtatgtccatttcgcgttcttgactctcattttcaagagggtgaagtatccgaggaggtttaaaatataaatccgtgatccacagtacaaaaaggaggaagtgtgggataatccgagcagttgtttgaattcccgatcgggagcgaaagagggtgcgaccgctcatctcggcgtcctacACAattgtgacatttacgcgtcctgtgattggatactcacttgtcactcccaggtAAGTATCCAATCAGAAGTTGCACTTTACGAAAGCAGGAAGtgttcccactggggtgagttttccttgcccgtatgtgggctctgtaccggggatgtcgttgtggcttgtacagccctttgagacacttgtgatttagggctatataaataaacattgattgattgattgattgattgccccacaaagaaggagagcaacatgttgattaggtggcatatATAtctttgcaaggccattttcaagaaggatatttaaagagaaactacatcttgtgagacaaggTCCGCCAGCGCCAGGAAGCTAGCTGAGCTATCCCAgggatgaaatggggaaatgcctgccacttccactcgaatcaaccgacttcgagcggtaccactggcttgtaTGGTATCGGGTGGGTGATACCAATTGTGAGTTTAAATATTTTCTCCAGCCATGgtcataaatgatggtattttgagaggtaatcatgagAATCAgcccctccaagtccgagtccatggttttcgtccggaaaagtgtggagtgccatctccgggatgGGGAGAAGTTCTTGctacaagtggaggagttcaagtacctcggggtcttgttcacgagtgagggaatagtggatcgtgagatcgacaggcggattggtgcggcgtcttcagtaatgcggacgctgtatcgatccgttgtggtgaagaaggagctgagccggaaagcaaaactctcaatttaccggtcgatctacgttcccatcctcacctatggtcatgagctttgggttatgactgaaaggacaagatcacgggtataagtggcccaaatgagtttcctccgccgggtggcggggctctcccttagagatagggtgagaagctctgtcatccgggaggagctcaaagtaaagccgctgctcctccacatcgagaggagccagatgaggtggttcgggcatctggtcaggatgccacccgaacgcctaaacaagtgtttagggcacgtccgaccggtaggaagccacggggaagacccaggacacgttgggaagactatgtctcccggctggcctgggaacgcctcgggatcccccgggaggagctggaccaagtggctggggagagggaagtctgggcttctctgcttaggctgctgtccccgcgacccgacattggacaagcggaagaagatggatggatggatggagaggtaatcattgaagtgggacatcactgaaggcctaggtggttaacgcacggcccgccactgctataTTTATTTGTAAAACAAAGAAAAGGAGCACCCTGTATTAAAGAGTGCACAATTACTATTTTCCTCTGGCAAAATGGGCCAAATATGAGATTTGACTGActctgttaaaataaaataaataatttaaaataatattttcatgTTATTTTCTTTCTACAGAACGAAAATATTATGATTTTGAACTTGTTTCAATGATGGAGGCAAGGCACAGCTTTTGTTTTGATGTAACTTGCTACTTGATACATGCCAACTTTAACAAAGCagcaaagttaagttaagttaaagtaccaatgattgtcacacacacactaggtgtggtgaaatctgtcctctgcatttgacccatccccttgctctccccctgggaggtgaggggagcagtgggcagcagcggtggccgcgcccgggaatcatttttggtgaagaAACTTCCGGTTACGCCGGAAAACAGAtgttacttcaaaataaaaccacAGTTTATTTGCCAAAACACAGTGCCACAAATGAAAACAACAAAGTGATTTTAGTTGAACCGGAAAACAGGAtgttacttcaaaataaaagcacaaattGTGCGCCAAAACAGTGCCACATATCAAAACCAGAACAAAACAATAGGTCAGCAAAGCAGCTTGTAGTTGCGCCAGAAAACAGGAtgctacttcaaaataaaagcacggttTTTGCGACAAAACACAGTACCACATAAATCAAAACCAGAACAAAGCAGCTTGTAGTTGCGCCAGGAAACAGGAtgttacttcaaaataaaagcacggttTTTGCGACAAAACACAGTGCCACATAAATCAAAACCAGAACAAAGCAGCTTGTAGTTGCGCCAGGAAACAGGAtgttacttcaaaataaaagcaccgtTTATGCGTCAAAACACAGTGCCACAAATCAAAACCAGAACAAAACAAGAAAGCAGCAAAGCAGCTTCCAGTTGCACCAGGAAACAGGAtgttacttcaaaataaaagcaaatggGACCTGGAAATTTGACTCAAGTGTTCACTTAGAGTTGAAAACTATAAAGTGTTTTACAATCTATATTCACACATTTAATGAACTAGTAAAGTTTACatatagcaatgttaatatttggcaacCATGagaaggacaagctgtagaaaatggatggatcatttGATAAAATCATTCATGTGGGTTAACTTCCTTATTGTAACAAACCTGTTACCTGTTCTTCCTCATCACTACATGTTTCCTGTTCTTCCTCATCAATACATGTTTCCTGTTCTTCCTCATCAATACATGTTTCCTGTTCTTCCTCATCAATACATGTTTCCTGTTCTTCCTCATCAATACATGTTTCCTGTTCTTCCTCATCAATACATGTTTCCTGTTCTTCCTCATCAATACATGTTTCCTGTTCTTCCTCATCAATACATGTTTCCTGTTCTTCCTCATCAATACATGTTTCCTGTTCTTCCTCATCAATACATGTTTCCTGTTCTTCCTCATCAATACATGTTTCCTGTTCTTCCTCATCAATACATGTTTCCTGTTCTTCCTCATCAATACATGTTTCCTGTTCTTCCTCATCAATACATGTTACCTGTTCTTCCTCATCAATACATGTTTCCATCACGTTTCTTAAATGTAAATACAGTTTTAGAGCTGTAAATCTGTCCACTGGAACTTCCCAACCATTTTCAGTCCTAATGAGCTCCCAGTACTCGAAGAGTGTTTCATCACAGGGGTACCGCCCTCTTGGGGTACACCTCCTCCTGCAGACTTCAATATCCTCTGGGAGAACAGCTTGGAGTTTGTCCTCTGCTGGTCCATCATCTTGTGACCTGAGTATGTTGTGGTCACTTATGTTCTTATTGAATCTTCCAACAAACTCCTCCAGGTGATCCTACAAGGCAAAACATGAGAATATTATCAGACTTTTGGGAGAGGGGAAATGGATCGGATGGTTCTTGGGACTGGATCACTGCTCCGCTGGCTTATGTATGGATTTGTTTGTTCATATAttggtgtgtgtgtacgtgtatgtatgtatgtgtgtgtgtgtgtgtgtgtatgtatgtgtgtgtgtatgtgtatgtgtatgtgtatgtgtgtgtctgtgtgtgtgtgtgtgtgtgtgtgtgtgtgtgtgtgtgtgtgtatgtatgtatgtatgtgtgtgtgtgtgtacatgggtATAGctgtatatgtgcgtgtgtgtttgtgcgtgtgtgtgtatatgtatgtgtgtgtttatgtatgtgtgtgtgtgtgtacatgggtatagctgtatatttgtgtgtgtgtttgtgcgtgtgtgtgtgtgtgtgtgtgtgtatgtatgtgtgtgtgtgtgtgtaggtgtgtatgtgtgtgtgtgtgtgtgtgtgtgtgtgtgtatgtatgtgtgtgtgtgtgtgtgtgtgtgtgtatgtgtgtatgtgtgtgtatgtatgtatgtgtgtgtgtgtgtgtgtgtgcgtgtgtatgtatgtatgtgtgtgtgtgtgtacatgggtatagctgtatatgtgtgtgtgtgtgtgtgcgtgcatgtgtgtgtgtgtgcgtgtgcatgggtatagctgtatatgtgtgtgtgtgtgtgtgcgtgtgtgtgtgtgtgtgtgtgtgtgcgtgcgtgtgtgtgctgtgtgtgtgtgtgtatgtgtatgtatgtatgtgtgtgtgtacatgggtATAgctgtatacgtgtgtgtgcgtgtgtgcgtgtctgtgtgcgTGCGGGCGTgtatgcctgtgtgtgtgtgtatacatgcatgtatatattaatatgtgtatggatgtgtgtacgtgtatttacgtgtgtgtgtatgtgtgtgcgttcatgcatgtgtgtatatacatgcgtgtatatatgtatatgtatatatatatatatatatatatatatatatatatatatatatatatatatatgtatatatgtatatgtatatatatatatatatatatatatatatatatatatatatatatatatatatatatatgtatatatatatgtatatatatatatatatatatatatatatatatatatacatacatatacatatatatatatatatatatatatatatatatatatatatatatatatatatatatatatatatatatatatatatatatatatatatatatatatatatacatatatatatatatgaatgtgtgtgtgtatacgtgtatagctGTATATGTGtggtgtgagtgtgtttgtgcgtgtgtgtaaatatacatgcatatatatatatatatatatatatatatatatatatatatatatatacatacacatgtatgtatgtatatatgtactgtgtatgtgtgtatgtatatattttgtggGGTCCTGCTTATtgttggccattgtaacattacacttaCACTCAAAGTTGGATATAACGCGGTTGTTGGAGTCCATGAAATACCGATAGTGTTTTTCCCGAGATCACGTTAAACAGAAATCCTTTTCTTCTCCAAAAAGTTATGTGTGTAACTCTGCTGCCTAAACCTGCTCGGTGAATAGTTCCCCACGTGAAGTGACGTGAAGTGGAGGGTGGATTGTGCTCCCACTATCCACCACTAGGTGGAAGCATCACTGGGTCCTTCTTTTTGGAGACTTTCCTAAAGATTTACTTTGTAAATTTGTAAATACGCGATAATTTGGTGAAAAACAACACGATTGACTCTGGTGGAAAAATCACCTTATGTAGAATGTTGCGTTATATTTGACCGTGTTGTATCCAACTTTCAGggtagtttgaacagtaacattgtgtttccctataggaaaataaaatgctgtactttaatcaagtgattctttgttgTACCACTAAATGGAGCCTGCATACCACTAGCAGTACACATACCACCATTTGAAAATCAATGCTCATttgcatgtttgttgttgttgttgttgttgttgttgttgttgttgttgttgttgttgttgcacgtgCCGTTCACAAGTAGCGtgtgtttcaaaataaaactatgatgtcaacattgtgttgtgttgctgaaagatgatatatattatgatattactgtaaatggaaaaacggtactatagttttttttaactgtaaaatcctgtcaactgagctgtcagcttttttactgtacaatctattgtcatttctacACTGTACactttgatgaataacttgctttgatatAACTCAAGCAGatacttattttgttttactattaaaaaGTTTGAAATGAATGGtagtattatatttgttgcattattagttaATAAAGTTTAAAGTATACTCAATAGCATGCAATACATGTTTTTCTGTCCGTCACAATGAAAAGATGACATTTAGTAAATGATAAAATGCTTTGACTCGTATTATTTCAGGGTTTAATGAtgcgttaaatgatgtggcgggcccccgggctttgagtttgacagctGTGTTATAagacatttattttatatttacctGGATGATGTGGAGGAAGCAGAACTGTATGAGGTTCTTGTCCAAATCTTTTCCTGTGAAATGTCCTAATTCTCTGAGATCTGCAAAACAGATCTTCCATGGCGTACATGTGTGTATCCACATGTGACTTCTCAAGCTGACTCCACCCATCACACTGTCCTCCCCAGCATAACAGTCTGTATGATTCCTACGCAGGAAAGTTTGCGTTGTTGCGATGTGTTCATTTTCTCTACTTGGTGTGACCATCAGTCGCTGTGGACAACCTCCAATACGAGTCACTGTGTCCAGGAAGTGGTTGAGAAATACTGAAGGATCACCGTCGTTATTGTCTGCTTCCATCCACAATATGGTGGTACTAAATATGTCAGTGCAGACACTAATTGTAATACCATACTGCTCCAGTTCATCACATGACTCCAAAGACCATAACTCGTTGGGATTCTTGATGTTGCATAACGCCATCTCCATCTTTCTATTTAGTAAACATTCATGATATACTGTGGAAACAAAATGCATCAGTTAGTGTAATCACTgatctacaaaagccaaaagcagtgaagttgtcacgttgtgtaaatggtaaataaaaagagaatacaatgatttgcaaatccttttcaacttatattcaactgaatagactgcaaagacaagatatttcatgttcactctgagaaacttcattttttgttgcaaataatcatgaacttagaatttaatggcagcaacacattgcaaaaaagttgtcacaggggcatttttaccactgtgttacatggcctttccttttaacaacactcagtaaaggtttgggaagtgaggagacacatttttgaagtggaattatttcccattcttgcttgatgtacagcttaagttgttcaacagtctcccttctcatattttagccttcatattgcaccacacattttcaatgggagacaggtctggactacaggcaggccagtctagtacccgcactcttttactatgaagccacactgttgtaacacatggcttggcattgtcttgctgaaataagcaggggcgtccatgataacgttgcttggatggcaacatatgttgctccaaaagctgtatgtacctttcagcattaatggtgccttcacagatgtgtaagttacccatgtcttggccactaatacacccccataccatcacacatgctgccttttacactttgacctttgaacagtccggatggttcctttactctttggtccggaggacacgacgtccacagtttccaaaaacaatttgaaatgtggactcatcagaccacagaacacttttccactttgcatcagtccatcttagatgagctcaggcccagcgaagccgactgcgttcctgggtgttgttgataaatgtctttggctttgcatggtagagttttaacttgcacttaaagatgtagcgaccaactgtagttactgacagtggttttatgaagacttcctgagcccatgtggtgatatcctttaaacactgatgtcatatttttgatgcagtacagcctgagggatcgaaggtcacaggtatTCAATTTTGGTTTTTGgttttgccgcttacgtgcagtgatttctccagattttctgaaccttttgatgatattacagagcgtagatggtgaaatccctaaattccttgcaatagctggttgagaaatgttgttcttaaacaatttgctcaggcatttgttgacaaagtggtgaccctcgccccgtccttctttgtgaatgactgagcatttcatggaagctgcttttatacccaatcatggcacccacctgttcccaattagcctgttcacctgtgggatgttccaaataagtgtttgatgagcattcctcaactttctcagtcttttttgccacttgtgccagcttttttgaaacatgttgcaggcatcaaattccaaatgagctaatatttgcaaaaaataacaaagttttccatttcaaacatgaaatatcttgtctttgcagtctattcagttgaatataagttgaaaaggatttgcaaatcattgtattctctttttatttaccatttacacaacgtgacaacttcactgcttttggcttttgtgtaCAGATGTCTTTAAATAACGACAACAAAGTCATTCTGACATTTTATTAAAATGATTTGAACACATTTTAATGCCATTAACTTGTTTGTTAATATTAACAATACTTTATTACATTATATTGAAGTGATTGGGATGATGTAATCTGTGTAGGTGAAAGTTAGATAGGAGATGGATTATAGGCTGACTACAAAGAACACATTTGATTTTGGTGTGGATAAAAGGTGCTCCACTGAATTTCTTACTTTATGAttttaataattacatttttctgtCTTCTAATACAGTGGGAGAAATACTTATCTGATCCCCGGCTGATTGTGTAAGTTTATCCCCTAACAAAGATGTAAACACTCCAGAATGTTGTCTATAATACTTCATCAGAGAGATTGGATATCAACAAAACATccaaaagaagaaaaataaaagtacagtaagatttattgtcattaaaattgtATTGTGCATATATTTGTAATTAAATCAATTTACAAAATCAGGAcagaatctagtcttagacttagattggtcacatctagtcttagacttagattggtcacatctagtcttagacttagattggtcacatctagtcttagacttagattggtcacatctagtcttagacttatattggtcacatctggtttagacttatattggtcacatctagtcttagacttagattggtcacatctggtttagacttatattggtcacatctagtcttagacttagattggttcacGCTGGTTTAGACTTacgttggtcggatctagtcttagacttagattggtcacatcttgtttagacttatattggtcatatctagtcttagaattatattggtcacatctagtcttagacttatattggtcacatctagtcttagacttagattggtcacatctagtcttagacttagattggtcacatcgagtctttgacttagattggtcacaactagtcttagacttagatttgtcacatctggtttagacttatattggtcacatatagtcttagacttagattggtcacatctagacttagacttagattggtcacatcgagtcttaggcttagattggtcacatccagtcttagactgagattggtcacatctaatcttagacttagattggtcacatctagtattggacttagattggtcacatacagtcctatacttagattggtcaggtctagtcttagactgagattggtcacatttagtattggacttagattggacacatctagtcttagacttagattggtcacatctagtcttggacttagattggtcacatctagtgttagacttagattggtcacatctagtcttagacttagattggtcacatctagtcttagacttagattggtcacatctagtcttagacttagattggtcacatctagtcttagacttagattggtcacatctagtcttagacttagattggtcacatctagtcttagacttagattggtcacatctagtcttagacttatattggtcacatctggtttagacttatattggtcacatctagtcttagacttagattggtcacatctggtttagacttatattggtcacatctagtcttagacttagattggttcacGCTGGTTTAGACTTacgttggtcggatctagtcttagacttagattggtcacatcttgtttagacttatattggtcatatctagtcttagacttatattggtcacatctagtcttagacttatattggtcacatctagtcttagacttagattggttcacGCTGGTTTAGACTTacgttggtcggatctagtcttagacttagattggtcacatcttgtttagacttatattggtcatatctagtcttagaattatattggtcacatctagtcttagacttatattggtcacatctagtcttagacttagattggtcacatctagtcttagacttagattggtcacatcgagtctttgacttagattggtcacaactagtcttagacttagatttgtcacatctggtttagacttatattggtcacatatagtcttagacttagattggtcacatctagacttagacttagattggtcacatcgagtcttaggcttagattggtcacatccagtcttagactgagattggtcacatctaatcttagacttagattggtcacatctagtattggacttagattggtcacatacagtcctatacttagattggtcaggtctagtcttagactgagattggtcacatttagtattggacttagattggacacatctagtcttagacttagattggtcacatctagtcttggacttagattggtcacatctagtgttagacttagattggtcacatctagtcttagacttagattggtcacatctagtcttagacttagattggtcacatctagtcttagacttagattggtcacatcttgtctgagact from Entelurus aequoreus isolate RoL-2023_Sb linkage group LG14, RoL_Eaeq_v1.1, whole genome shotgun sequence carries:
- the LOC133665237 gene encoding uncharacterized protein LOC133665237, whose amino-acid sequence is MEMALCNIKNPNELWSLESCDELEQYGITISVCTDIFSTTILWMEADNNDGDPSVFLNHFLDTVTRIGGCPQRLMVTPSRENEHIATTQTFLRRNHTDCYAGEDSVMGGVSLRSHMWIHTCTPWKICFADLRELGHFTGKDLDKNLIQFCFLHIIQDHLEEFVGRFNKNISDHNILRSQDDGPAEDKLQAVLPEDIEVCRRRCTPRGRYPCDETLFEYWELIRTENGWEVPVDRFTALKLYLHLRNVMETCIDEEEQVTCIDEEEQETCIDEEEQETCIDEEEQETCIDEEEQETCIDEEEQETCIDEEEQETCIDEEEQETCIDEEEQETCIDEEEQETCIDEEEQETCIDEEEQETCIDEEEQETCIDEEEQETCSDEEEQVTGLLQ